Part of the Plasmodium vinckei vinckei genome assembly, chromosome: PVVCY_13 genome, ActtatatattcttatttttcatataaatgttacattttttgaatattttgtttatgaGTATAGAATGAAGAGAACAATGATGAGCTGAACACCTCagaaaggaaaaaaaatttaagtgATAACTTAAGtaaagatgaaaatgatagagtagaaaaatatataaaattagaaaatacgaaaaaaatatgggcAGGGacaaatgaaataattttttacaaaaaaaaagatttacttgaattaaacaaaataatttataaatatgatgatGATAAAGAAATTAATGTTTCTAGTAATTCAAaagttttaaatttaaataataataatttaacacatttagattttttaaatgatctattaaattatatatataaaccaaaaaatttagagtcatcaattatttattcaaacattatatcattagacatttcatttaataatttggcattaataaataatgatatactTATGTTAAATAATCTTCAAGTTTTATATCTCCATTCTAATAagattgaaaatattagtGAAATACAAAAACTACAAACCTTATcaaacttaaaaaaattaacattgGAAAATAATCCTCTcgtgaatatatataacaagcTTTATAGGTTACACTTTGCATCTTAttacaaattatatatgtatatatgcttgtatatatatgtatttacattttttaaacacaCGTAAATTTGTCTATAttctaataaaattatttgtagGTCATTcataattcattatttgcCCCAAATAAAATCTTTGGATTTTCAagaaattacaaaaattgagaaaaataaagcaGGGATTGGATTTAACATgcacaaatataaatttaatttagaATGAATTTTGTTTAATCCATctgatatataatttattttacttttccattttttacgCATAATTCTTTCGGTGTAATGTTCATATGCCTAACTTGTTTTCCATCCTTTCAATGTGTCTTATTATGGGTTTCTAATAAtgcaattatttatttttttttcaatatgattaaaaactattataacatgcatttatattttataattccaTCATCAATATAAGAAATCAtttgtacatatatgtatatatgaacCTGGATttataagaaataaataaatacccTTAAACCATATTGCATTATATGAGTAGCCCCATATTAAATGCCTTTTAagatatatcatatataacTACTTTATAATGTCTAAAAATAGTTATTACTGTAATAAGCTATAACATATTATTccttattaatttttgttaaaattttcatttcaGAATATATCAAAAGCATACAACTATATGTGttatttgcatatattcTGTTCTATATCATAGCATTTTtaactttatttaaaaataaaaaatttccTTTGATCTTTCCCCATATTCCTACCAAAGAACATACccacacatatataaataatatacataatgaTACATTTTcatgtttataaaaaaaatatttggaTATTAttcaaacaaatttatgtatatggctaataaaattgggtttaatattttttatggattatataattatttcaataaaaaatattttaaacccacattgataaatattagtgaacataattttgtatatatgaaataaatttatagacAAATTTCGCAATGTCAGTTTGTGAAATTTAATTACTTGATTTTatgtgttttatatttttttaaagtgtTTAATTTAcgcaaatatataattcatacATGTTTGAAACtttcaaaaatatgcttggttgtaatttttaacaataattttaattttaacaatagaatattatttttattttatatttttatggaaAAATGAACTCAAATTTGGTAACCCTTATatgcatgcatatatatgtctATTCATTTCACAGTTTGATATTAtggaatataatattattatattttaattgtatacctacattttttcatattttttcatattttttaaataataaaaaaaatgaagaataaCTATTGGAATaaaattccattttttgtacataaatattgcgtttttgtcttttttgATTGATGTTATATAcacatgtatataaaaaattcttatcagtaaaaaaaagtttg contains:
- a CDS encoding leucine-rich repeat protein — its product is MNTIELSYKDYGSVCTSSPDNDSLNEENNDELNTSERKKNLSDNLSKDENDRVEKYIKLENTKKIWAGTNEIIFYKKKDLLELNKIIYKYDDDKEINVSSNSKVLNLNNNNLTHLDFLNDLLNYIYKPKNLESSIIYSNIISLDISFNNLALINNDILMLNNLQVLYLHSNKIENISEIQKLQTLSNLKKLTLENNPLVNIYNKLYRLHFASYYKLYMYICLYIYVFTFFKHT